The Mycolicibacterium fluoranthenivorans genomic interval AAGTTCAGCGCCGCCGAGGTGAACAGCACCGGCGAGGACTCGCCGGACAGGAACGTCTCCCGGTCATAGTCCGAGCCGTCCATCGACAGCAGCTCGGACTCCTCCACGGCGGTGTCCCAGTCATCACCGGCCGCGGCGTGAGCGTCGGTCGCCGCGATGTGTTCCTCCGGGGCCGCGGTGGCACCACCGGCGGTCCGGGTGAACCGGATGAACTTGTTCGCCCGGCGGTCCATCACACCCTTGAAATCACCGGCGATACCGACCGGCCAGGTCAGCGGGGTCGTCCGCAACCCGATGCGCTCGTGGATCTCGTCCATCAGCTCCAGGGCGTGCCGACCGGGGCGGTCCCACTTGTTGATCACGGTGATGATCGGGATACCCCGGTGCTTACACACCTGGAACAGCTTCAGGGTCTGCGGCTCAAGACCTTTGGCCGCATCGATGAGCATCACCGCGGCATCCACCGCCGTCAGCACCCGGTAGGTGTCTTCGGAGAAGTCCGCGTGACCAGGGGTGTCCAGCAGGTTGATCACGCAGTCGCGGTACGGGAACTGCAGCGCGGTCGAGGTGATGGAGATGCCACGGGCCTTCTCCATCTCCATCCAGTCCGACACGGTCGACTTGCGGCCCGCCTTGCCGTGGATGGCGCCGGCCTCGTTGATCACCCGGGCATGCAGCGCCAGCGCCTCGGTCAGCGTCGACTTACCGGCGTCGGGGTGGCTGATCACGGCGAAGGTACGGCGGCGCTTCGCCTCGGCGGTGACGCGGCCGGCGGTACGGGTGTCCAGGGCGTTCTCGGTCATATCACCCTTGATGGTATTTGCCCAGGTGGGCAAACCTGAAATCTAGCCAAGCTGGGGCATCTACCACAGTACGGCCATACATACCGTGGCCTTCTGCGACGATGATGGTCGTGAAGAGGCGTTGGCTGGTCCTGGTTGTGCTGCTGGTCGCCGCGGTGGCTGCGGCCCCGTGGGGGTTTCGTACCTTTGTCGAAGGATCAC includes:
- a CDS encoding peptide chain release factor 3; amino-acid sequence: MTENALDTRTAGRVTAEAKRRRTFAVISHPDAGKSTLTEALALHARVINEAGAIHGKAGRKSTVSDWMEMEKARGISITSTALQFPYRDCVINLLDTPGHADFSEDTYRVLTAVDAAVMLIDAAKGLEPQTLKLFQVCKHRGIPIITVINKWDRPGRHALELMDEIHERIGLRTTPLTWPVGIAGDFKGVMDRRANKFIRFTRTAGGATAAPEEHIAATDAHAAAGDDWDTAVEESELLSMDGSDYDRETFLSGESSPVLFTSAALNFGVNQLLDVLVELAPPPGAIVDVAGEPRPVSSPFSAFVFKVQAGMDSSHRDRIAYARVCSGTFERGDVLTHAGTGKPFVTKYAQSVFGQQRSTLDDAWPGDVIGLANAAALRPGDTLYRDVPVQFPPIPSFSPEYFSVVRGKDPSKHKQFRKGIEQLDQEGVVQVLRSDKRGEQAPVFAAVGPMQFEVAAHRMETEIGAAITLESLPYQVARIVDPEDAEFMSKQVSSEVLTRSDGVLLVLFSTKWRLEGFQRDNPSVKLRSLVAAEG